The following are encoded in a window of Trichomycterus rosablanca isolate fTriRos1 chromosome 13, fTriRos1.hap1, whole genome shotgun sequence genomic DNA:
- the chmp3 gene encoding charged multivesicular body protein 3, whose amino-acid sequence MGLFGKTSDKPPKDLVNEWSLKIRKEMRVMDRQIRDIQREEEKVKRSIKDAAKKGQKDVCIILAKEMIQSKKAVNKLYASKAQMNSVLLSMKNQLSVLRIAGALQKSTEVMKAMQSLVKVPEIQATMRELSKEMMKAGIIEEMLEDTFEGMEDEEMEEAAEAEVDKILFEITAGALGKAPSKVTDALPEPEPRGATAASEDEEEDIEEMQSRLAALRS is encoded by the exons GTCAATGAATGGTCATTAAAAATACGAAAGGAAATGCGAGTTATGGACAGGCAAATCCGAG ATATACAGAGAGAGGAGGAGAAGGTTAAGAGATCGATCAAAGATGCAGCTAAAAAAGGACAAAAGGATGTATGCATCATTCTTGCCAAAGAGATGATACAGTCAAAGAAGGCAGTCAACAAACTTTATGCATCCAAAGCTCAAATGAACTCAGTGCTTCTAAGTATGAAGAATCAGTTGT CTGTACTAAGAATAGCCGGTGCATTGCAGAAAAGCACAGAAGTCATGAAGGCCATGCAGAGCCTGGTTAAAGTTCCAGAGATCCAGGCTACCATGAGGGAACTTTCAAAAGAGATGATGAAG GCTGGTATTATAGAAGAGATGCTGGAAGACACATTTGAGGGCATGGAGGATGAGGAAATGGAGGAAGCAGCAGAGGCTGAGGTTGATAAGATCCTCTTTGAGATTACAGCAG GAGCTCTTGGAAAAGCTCCCAGTAAAGTCACAGATGCTCTTCCTGAGCCAGAGCCACGCGGTGCTACAGCAGCATCAGAGGATGAAGAGGAGGACATTGAGGAAATGCAATCTAGACTGGCAGCACTGAGGAGCTAA